In the Hordeum vulgare subsp. vulgare chromosome 7H, MorexV3_pseudomolecules_assembly, whole genome shotgun sequence genome, one interval contains:
- the LOC123407553 gene encoding protein yippee-like At4g27745 produces the protein MGNFASSDASSSAKEAQRASATSCSLPDLISAPPVDCCQVPKGSRRKHWDSGSIQDWLETSELVGPRVYTCSHCRNHVCLHDDIISKDFQGRNGRAFLSYHAMNVTTGSKEDRQLMTGLHTIADIHCCDCQEVLGWKYERAYEESQKYKEGRFIFEQAKITQENW, from the exons ATGGGGAATTTCGCGTCGAGTGACGCTTCTTCTTCAGCCAAAGAGGCACAAAGGGCATCAGCAACCAGCTGCTCGCTGCCGGATCTAATCTCCGCGCCACCGGTGGACTGCTGCCAGGTGCCCAAGGGCTCAAGGAGGAAGCACTGGGACTCTGGGAGCATTCAGG ATTGGTTGGAGACGTCGGAATTGGTCGGGCCGCGGGTTTACACCTGCTCCCACTGCCGGAACCACGTCTGCCTCCATGACGATATCATCTCCAAGGACTTCCAG GGGAGGAATGGCCGCGCGTTTCTCTCCTACCATGCCATGAACGTCACCACAGGGTCCAAGGAGGACAGGCAGCTCATGACGGGGCTCCACACGATTGCCGACATTCATTGCTGTGATTGCCAGGAAGTGCTCGGGTGGAAGTACGAGAGGGCCTACGAGGAGTCCCAGAAGTACAAGGAAGGCAGGTTCATATTTGAACAGGCCAAGATCACGCAGGAGAATTGGTAG
- the LOC123406932 gene encoding receptor-like protein EIX2, which translates to MTQLICVLVALNLLASDALQLGPAGTWAGASCILREQDALMSFKHDITSDPMGVLDSWHKEGQGDCLQVLHLGSNNITEIIPEQIAHLTSLVVLDISRNNLAGGIPGGVGLLSSLSRLDLSFNYLSGPVPSEVGMLGNLTILNLEHNNLSGHVPSEIRMLGNLATMDLRDNNLNGDFTEEHFTSLTRLKRLLLSGNSLRIIVGPDWIPPFSLQEIDLGSCQLGSSFPAWLQFQVDMWVMDISSTGIVDRLPDWFSTTFAKVIYLDISNNGISSRLPRNMEFMALEHFFIKSNKLTGEIPNLPRNIISLDMSENSLSGNLPSNIGFTDLRSLWLRSNQITSRIPESLCKAESLYSLDLSSNLLEGQLPPCFGVMGSAFLMLSNNRFSGKFPSFLKNMRELKSLDLSHNSFSGRLPLWIGEMVELRFLGLNHNTFSGEIPPAISNLSHLHHLNLAGNGLSGAIPWHLSNMTAMIGKDAKDFSELYSTGYFDIVHIRSLDFSSAVVKGRELNYSAGIWDLVSIDLSLNQLTGVIPEEMLLLDGLINLNLSWNRLSGEIPNKLGALQALESLDLSRNMFSGIIPSSLSDLNYLSYLDLSGNNLTGRIPSGRQLDTLYTQQPSMYGGNSGLCGTPLPYSCPEKDVARQDGQKGNEHSFEPMTFYFGVALGFILGLWVVFCILLFKKAWRIAYFRVVDQTYDQMYVFAVLTWKS; encoded by the exons ATGACCCAGCTCATATGTGTCCTAGTTGCCTTGAACTTGCTGGCCTCTGATGCACTTCAGCTCGGGCCGGCTGGCACTTGGGCAGGTGCAAGTTGCATACTGCGGGAGCAGGACGCCCTGATGTCCTTCAAGCACGACATCACCAGCGACCCCATGGGCGTCCTTGACTCTTGGCACAAAGAAGGCCAAGGGGACTGCT tgcaagTGTTGCATTTGGGATCCAACAATATTACCGAAATAATTCCGGAACAGATAGCACACTTAACCAGCTTAGTCGTTCTTGATATCTCTCGGAACAACCTAGCTGGAGGTATACCAGGAGGGGTGGGGCTGCTCTCTAGTTTAAGCAGACTTGATCTCTCTTTTAATTATCTTAGTGGACCTGTGCCATCTGAGGTTGGTATGCTCGGTAATTTGACCATATTGAATCTGGAACATAACAATCTTAGCGGACATGTTCCATCTGAAATCCGTATGCTTGGCAATTTGGCCACGATGGACCTTCGAGACAACAACTTGAATGGTGACTTCACTGAAGAACATTTTACAAGTCTAACGAGGTTAAAGAGGCTGCTATTAAGTGGGAATTCCTTGCGGATTATAGTTGGTCCCGATTGGATACCACCCTTCAGTTTACAAGAAATAGATCTTGGCTCTTGCCAACTGGGCTCTTCGTTTCCTGCATGGCTTCAGTTCCAAGTGGACATGTGGGTGATGGATATATCTAGCACCGGTATAGTTGATAGGCTTCCTGACTGGTTCAGCACTACATTTGCAAAGGTCATATATCTAGACATCTCCAACAATGGAATAAGCAGCAGGTTGCCAAGAAACATGGAATTCATGGCACTGGAACATTTCTTTATCAAATCAAATAAACTGACTGGTGAAATCCCCAACTTACCAAGAAATATTATCAGCCTGGACATGTCTGAAAACTCTTTGTCTGGAAATTTGCCATCAAACATTGGGTTTACAGATTTGAGATCATTATGGCTGCGATCCAATCAAATAACTAGTCGTATTCCCGAATCTCTCTGCAAAGCGGAATCCTTGTATTCCTTGGACTTGAGCAGCAATCTTTTGGAGGGTCAACTTCCTCCATGTTTTGGGGTGATGGGCAGTGCCTTTCTCATGTTGAGTAACAACAGATTCTCAGGCAAGTTCCCATCGTTtctaaaaaatatgagagaattgAAGTCTCTAGATCTATCACATAATAGTTTTTCCGGAAGGTTACCATTGTGGATTGGAGAGATGGTTGAATTAAGATTTCTGGGGCTAAACCATAATACATTTTCTGGAGAAATCCCACCTGCCATCTCAAATCTTAGTCACCTTCACCATCTGAACCTAGCAGGCAATGGCTTATCAGGAGCCATACCGTGGCATCTGTCAAATATGACGGCCATGATAGGAAAGGATGCAAAGGATTTCTCTGAACTATATTCTACCGGTTACTTTGATATAGTTCACATCCGTTCGTTAGACTTTTCCTCTGCGGTCGTCAAGGGACGGGAACTTAATTATAGTGCCGGCATTTGGGATTTGGTGAGCATTGACCTATCTTTGAACCAATTAACTGGGGTAATcccagaagaaatgcttcttcttgATGGGTTGATAAACCTGAATCTATCGTGGAACCGATTGAGTGGGGAAATCCCAAATAAGCTTGGGGCCTTGCAGGCATTGGAATCACTTGACCTCTCAAGGAACATGTTTTCTGGCATAATCCCTTCGAGTCTGTCTGATTTAAACTATTTGAGCTACTTGGACTTGTCTGGTAACAATCTAACAGGGAGAATACCATCAGGACGTCAGCTTGACACCCTCTACACACAACAACCTTCCATGTACGGTGGCAACAGTGGTCTTTGTGGGACTCCTCTTCCATACAGTTGCCCCGAAAAGGATGTAGCAAGGCAAGATGGTCAAAAAGGGAACGAACATTCATTTGAGCCAATGACCTTCTATTTTGGAGTCGCTCTAGGATTTATTTTGGGTCTCTGGGTGGTGTTCTGCATCTTGTTGTTCAAGAAAGCATGGAGGATTGCTTATTTCCGCGTGGTTGACCAGACATATGATCAGATGTATGTGTTTGCCGTTCTTACATGGAAAAGCTGA